Proteins from a genomic interval of Lycium ferocissimum isolate CSIRO_LF1 chromosome 2, AGI_CSIRO_Lferr_CH_V1, whole genome shotgun sequence:
- the LOC132047781 gene encoding uncharacterized protein LOC132047781: MAFYGYNDDAGECHWTPNFSVPYDYDAFPTQSSISYSSYGYSNSEQIEQSTNYNYYYTNQMHPELSYSVHNSTEPIVIQYEKGANSLETRTITSCSTKEQDDTVFEEYDPTPYGGGYDMAQTYGKPLLPSNEICYPPSIPEPNRLPLDGFDYGTIRSPYVNHGDKVEKPQDQSKEIDVKDEQKSLSGLQEKDILEKPIEQPQQDQDFVVGNGTTGGKTILEDDILEKPVEPPQQDQDFVIGNGTIGEYGYDYGRQLQQIPYGSGLEAMDICECLFGYWPCIAKETQRRNCNHVNSAEENRNELWECTAGYLFGNPYGYGGDGRDQRYGDSAYVNQNYYYQPQL, encoded by the coding sequence ATGGCTTTCTATGGGTACAATGATGATGCTGGTGAGTGCCACTGGACTCCTAATTTCAGTGTCCCTTATGATTATGATGCTTTTCCAACTCAGTCTTCAATATCATATTCTTCCTATGGATATAGCAACTCAGAACAAATTGAGCAGAGTACTAATTACAATTACTACTACACTAATCAAATGCATCCAGAATTAAGTTACTCTGTTCACAACTCTACTGAGCCTATAGTTATCCAATATGAAAAGGGTGCTAATTCATTGGAGACAAGAACTATAACTTCTTGTTCAACCAAAGAACAGGATGACACTGTGTTTGAAGAATATGATCCAACCCCTTATGGTGGTGGCTATGACATGGCTCAAACTTATGGCAAACCCCTTCTTCCCTCCAATGAAATATGTTATCCTCCTTCGATTCCTGAACCTAATCGACTTCCCTTAGATGGTTTCGACTATGGAACAATTCGTTCACCCTATGTAAACCACGGCGATAAGGTAGAAAAACCTCAGGACCAAAGCAAGGAGATAGATGTCAAAGACGAGCAAAAATCTTTATCTGGTTTGCAAGAAAAAGACATTCTTGAAAAACCAATAGAACAGCCTCAACAAGATCAAGATTTTGTTGTTGGAAATGGGACTACTGGGGGAAAAACCATTCTTGAGGATGATATTCTTGAAAAACCAGTAGAACCTCCTCAACAAGATCAAGATTTTGTAATTGGAAATGGGACTATAGGGGAATATGGATATGATTATGGGAGGCAATTGCAACAAATTCCTTATGGTTCAGGTTTGGAAGCTATGGATATATGTGAGTGCTTATTTGGTTACTGGCCTTGCATAGCTAAGGAAACTCAGAGAAGAAACTGTAACCATGTAAATAGTGCTGAAGAGAACAGGAATGAGCTCTGGGAATGTACTGCAGGTTATCTTTTTGGGAATCCCTATGGATATGGTGGTGATGGAAGAGATCAAAGATATGGGGATTCTGCTTATGTTAATCAAAACTACTACTACCAGCCACAACTTTAA